The genome window GTTTGGCGCCGAGCTTTGCGAAGCGTTCTGCTTTCGCGTGGTCGCCTGTCTGTTCGTAGTACTGGGAAAGCAGGTAACAAACGGAAGCGGACTGGCTAGAGCGGTTGGCGGCATTGAGCCGAGCGGTTTCGCCGTCCTTGCGGTTGCCTTGGCGGAAATGGTAGAGCCCAAGGTTTTGCCAGGCGATGCTGTTGCTGGGGTCGATTTCGATGGCGCGGTCGATGAAGGCTTTGGCAGATTCGATATTGTCGCGAGCGAGGGCGAGCAATCCGGAGTTGTTGTAGTAGTGGGAAAGCACCCTTTGGTCGCTTACGGGATTGCGGCTGCGGGAGGCGACCTCTGCGTACTCCGGCAAACCTTCTACGACGTACTGGTTGCCGCCAACGGTGACAATGGCGTTGATGTGGGAGGTTTCGATGAAGATGCCGTTGATCTCCTCCCAAGTTGGAGAGTAGTCGATTTGGTTGAAGCGGGCCTCGAGTCCGACTTCGCGGGCAAGGGTGACGAAGAGCATGGCAAAGGATACGCAGTTCCCGCGGCGCTCTTGGAATGCTTGCTCTGCGTTTAAGGTCTCGGAGGCAGAGTAGGTGAAGGCATTGTCGTCCGCGTAGAGGGCGTCGAGAATGCGTTGCATTTTCAGCAGCGGACTTTGCCCGGAATGGATATTGTTTTGGGTAAGGAATACCTTCATTTCCTCCGTCGCCTCGAGACTGGGTGCGGCTAGCTGCGAGGGTGGGGCCTGGGCGATGGCGAGGAGTGGAAGGGCAAGCGATGCAAGGAGAGTGAGAGTCGAGCGAAGTTTCATGGCGAAGGGCGAAAGAGGTGAGCGTTGGCCAACTTGGGACCGCCGAAAGATCAGGTGAGTTTCTCCTTTGTAATACTCGCCGGCGCCACGTTGGTTACCGGAAAAAGAAGGGGGCTTCCGCCGAAGTCGGAGACGGATTTCTCCCGGACTAAACCCTTGTTGGAGGTCGGTTCCTGCCTAGCGTGCCGGGTGGAACCGGTCCCTCCATAACAGCCAAGGATTGGAGGAGCTGCTTCCGAATCGTTTGAGCAACACGATCGATTTCAAACGCTCTCTTACTCTCTTCTGCCTTTGCTTGAAGATCGTGCAAATGCCCCATGGGAAAGGGGCCCTCAGAAGCTCCGCGTGAGGGTCAGGCCGCCGAACTCGTGGGGCCTCTCTTGGCCGGGGAATTCTTCGGAACGAACGGTATAGAGGTAGTTGATGGACCAGCGGTTGGCGATGAAGCTGAGGCCTGCGTAGTAGTCGCCCACGCGTTGCTCGAGTTCGAGTCCATGGCTGTCGGCCCAGGTGTTGCCTTCGATGAATAGGTTTCGTTCCACGTAGCGCCCTTCCGCGCCCAAGGTTAGGAATAGGCCTATCTGCCCAGCCTCAGAAGACAGTCGCGGGTCGTCTGGATTGGAAGGGAATGCGGATGTATTGGCCGGGCGGATACGCGGCGTGTTGGCGGAGAGGTGGCGGTTGTAGCCGAAACGCAGGCTGGCTCCGACGAGGGCGTGGGTGTACACGTTGCCGAGACTGAGGCCGTAGGAGCTGTTGAGATCTGCTCCCCAACCGGTCGAATTGTCGGGGAATGCGAAAAGCCGCGTGTCCCTTTGCCAGGAGAGGATGCCTCCCACCTCGTTTTTAAGCTGGTTGTCCCAGCCGTTCGCGATCTGGGAGCCGATCTTCTCGTGCACCCAATTTTGTATGTCCTCGGCGTAGGAGTCGGGTCCGACCACGCCGGCGGTGAGCTCCAAGGTGTCGGTGTGGTTCTGCCGACTCTCGCGCAGGGCAAGGCTGAGGTAAGTCCAGCCCGCGTAAGGGCGATCGTCGGCTACGAGTTCGGTCGCTTCCTTGTTCTCGGGCGTGAAGATCTTTTGTCCGAGCGAGATGGTGGCTCCGAAGGAATCGGGGGCTTTCTGGGCTCCTTTCAGCTTGGCCACTTGCTTGGCCCATTGGGGAAGGCGGGGAATTTCGGAGTAGGCCTCGGCGTTGGCGTAGTCCCATGACAGTTGGGTGCCGTTGGTGTAATTCTGGTCGGTGCCGGAGAAGACGTCGTTTTCGATGGCGATTCCGAAGGTGATGGCGTCGTTGCTGTCAGCCAAGCCTTGCGGGGCGAAGGCTAGGAACGGAAGAAGAGTGAGGCCGCTGAGGGCTCCAAGGGCGCGAGGCTTGATGTTCATGCAGGTCCTTATTCACAATTCGCGCCATCTGAGGGTCCGGAGGGGAGGAAGGCTGGCGTCTCTGCTTTCCGCAGCCGTTTGCATTACGGATATTGCAAAATGCAGTGGCTCTGCCGTTTGACAGTTCGTCGCTTGGAGGCACGTTAGAGGGGATCCGGCTGTTCAAATTAACCCCTACGAAAATGGAGAGACGAGACTTTATCAAACGCGCGGCTTTGGCGAGTGGCGGATTTTGGGCGCTGGGTCGACTGTCGAGCGCCTGGGCGGCGGATGTCGCGTCCGATGGAATGGCCTATGGGACATTGGGGCGCACGGGGGCGAGAGTGTCTCGCTTTGGTTTCGGCACGGCTCCGATCGGTCGAGGCTGGGTGCCCGAAGCGGAGGCAATCCAAATGGTTCACAAAGCTCTCGATGAGGGTATCAATTATTTTGAT of Pelagicoccus enzymogenes contains these proteins:
- a CDS encoding transglutaminase-like domain-containing protein translates to MKLRSTLTLLASLALPLLAIAQAPPSQLAAPSLEATEEMKVFLTQNNIHSGQSPLLKMQRILDALYADDNAFTYSASETLNAEQAFQERRGNCVSFAMLFVTLAREVGLEARFNQIDYSPTWEEINGIFIETSHINAIVTVGGNQYVVEGLPEYAEVASRSRNPVSDQRVLSHYYNNSGLLALARDNIESAKAFIDRAIEIDPSNSIAWQNLGLYHFRQGNRKDGETARLNAANRSSQSASVCYLLSQYYEQTGDHAKAERFAKLGAKRSKKNPFFHYKQSRDALAAGDLKKSIKHLEKALQLLPQYTRFQLELANLKADLASEDSLARR
- a CDS encoding lipid A deacylase LpxR family protein — encoded protein: MNIKPRALGALSGLTLLPFLAFAPQGLADSNDAITFGIAIENDVFSGTDQNYTNGTQLSWDYANAEAYSEIPRLPQWAKQVAKLKGAQKAPDSFGATISLGQKIFTPENKEATELVADDRPYAGWTYLSLALRESRQNHTDTLELTAGVVGPDSYAEDIQNWVHEKIGSQIANGWDNQLKNEVGGILSWQRDTRLFAFPDNSTGWGADLNSSYGLSLGNVYTHALVGASLRFGYNRHLSANTPRIRPANTSAFPSNPDDPRLSSEAGQIGLFLTLGAEGRYVERNLFIEGNTWADSHGLELEQRVGDYYAGLSFIANRWSINYLYTVRSEEFPGQERPHEFGGLTLTRSF